One Nicotiana tomentosiformis chromosome 1, ASM39032v3, whole genome shotgun sequence genomic window, accctaggccaaatcaaTCCTTCTTTTTGGTGAATCGTTATTCTGATCTGCTTCTTTGagaacaaagtcgaggggatgcctttcaccctcgaccacctcattagattgtacagcccccgcctctatcgaggtgggttaataaaactccagcaccGGGATAacaaagtgttgttctcgagcataggcgaggacaaggaccgaggctggatgggcaggttcgttcgagtgaagacttccgaCTTAATTCCGGCCAAGAAGATGCCATTTCTcgaggaatggaacatgaagcgtgtGTATAATTCTACTGTTAGCTCCTATTATTTTTCTCCTTCgtttctttctcaccgatatcctttTCCGTGATGTAGTGATTTCTTGGCTGCCCGATGCTATTCCTAACCTTGAGAGCTGGGTACgggacctggcttcgacctccacatatcccgagcgctcgtggcgtgacttatcaaagggccgatgggaggctaaaactcatggtaagcctctttcccaTGTCTTCGATGTTTCGAACAAAATGTCCTTtttatacttaaccaattttcgTGTGTGTAGgcttgggcaaagatgcggttatgAGGCCCCCGTATGGCGAGGAAGAGAGTTCGGCCCCGGTTCcgaaaccggcgaaggacaaCAAGAGAAAAAGGGCTTCTACTTTCGAGGATCCAAAACTTAAGACAAGGACGGCTCGTAagtcgaggaagaataccatccttttgaccgaagaatcagttcggcgtctaagggaagaagaagaagaagaagaagaaaacgatgggTACATAATTGTGGCctgagtgaagaaaaccatcgatgccccaaaggcagctggGTCGATGGCGGTTGATGAGGCTCCGTCTCAAACTGAGGGGATATCGGAGAAGGACTCGGGCAAAGTCCCTGAGTcgttggagatcgaggatgcctcCCTGCGAAGTAAACAAACGATGGTTATATCTGAAGGGGCCGGCCCTGAAGCTCTTCaaactgaggagaacgccccaagcgactcgcttggggcaatagtaattggAGACTCGCCTACTCTCCCTGCTTTTTTTTCTGGGGCAATTCGGGAAGCCCgagctttggggaccctcgaggtaAACGGGGCCCATAAGGGAGAGGGCCCTTTTCGTGATTTGTTTACTAGTATCGAGGATGTTGCCGGCCCGAGTGACGCATCAGGTATTTTCTTCGAGGTGCAACGAGCCCTGAATCAGGTAAGTCTCAATTCCTTTCGTTGATGTCATATTTTCCCATTTTCTacctaactttttctctttttagtaTATGCTTTAGCTCTTCATCAAGAGGAGTTTTCCAAGACTCGAGCAGAGCTGAGCCGATGTGAGGCCGACTTTCGGGGGCTttcggaggagagaaatgccctcaaacttcttaatgggcagaaagaggaagagatcaaagatcttcgagccgagttggccaaggctcactgAGATCAGACAAActtgatcgagcaggtaatgaaaattttaaaagctcatgggctcgactCGAGagcggtggctaacatttcaatctcacagctgcagcagaagatcgagaggatcgagcagtttCGTGAAGAGGTCGACACgataaaggcggagtccttgggatggaaagaaggtatggaccgtcTTGTTGCAGAGAAAGAGACTGCTTGAGCTCAATTATCATCAGTCGAAAGTCAACTTCAAGTCATGAAGGAGAAGAGCCTggctcaagcaagaaaaatagaggagctcgaagcTCGGTTGGGTTCCGAATTTTTCAAGGCCTAGAAAGCAAAAGCCGGGGCGGATGCagtcgtggccgtctatcgggtcGATGCTGAAGCCGCCCAAGTACAAGTGAGGGAGGCAGCCGAGACcactcaaactcgagcacattgggttgctgaactcgccaaaagCCAATCTCGGTgtgaaaccctcgaggagatccatgctctaggtttcgaccttaccgaagagATACTAAAGGCTAAAGAACTTGAAGCCGATGCTGGAGCCCTGGCTTCCGATgattatgatgatgatgatgatgagagtaAGAGTGGGTCTGGGAGAGGGGAGGATCTCGATGGAGAAGAGGCTGCTCCCGGAGATAATCAACCTTAGGGTTTTTTATTTTTGatctttttgtgtagggtcccGATCGGACTTTGTAAATACTCTTATATATATGTAAAGATCTTTCCCTTTCCCAACTTGTCTTTgtttctgccttgtgaagattttgtttcattcatgccttatgaaagttttcataagttctaGGCTTTAGGCATTTTGATCGGAGTCGGACCTTGTGGTCTCTATAACCGAGTGAGCGttggctcgaactcgaagtgagagtagcccttaggtttaatagtgtgtttgcttgaactcgaagtaaaagtagcccttaggcttagtaatcgagtgagtgttatctctaactcgaagtaagagtggctttaatagtcgagtgagcgtttgcccgaactcgaagaaatgtagcccgtaggctttatagtcgagtgagcgtttgcccgaactcgaagaaatgtagcccgtaggctttatggtcgagtgagtgattgctcgaactcgaagtaatgtagcccgtaggcttaatagtcgagtgagtgattgctcgaactcgaagtaatgtagcccgtaggcttttatgatcgagtgagtgtttgctcgaactcgaagtaatttagcccgtaggctttatggtcgagtgagtgattgctcgaactcgaggtaaaagtagcccttaggcttaatagtcgagtgaatgattgctcaaaatcgaagtaagggtagcccttaggcttaatagtcgagtgagtgtttgctcgaactcgaagtaatgtagcccataggcgtttatggtcgagtgagtgcttgctagaactcgaagtaagagtagaccttaggcttaatagtcgagtgagtgattgctcgaactcgaggtaaaagtagcccttaggcttaatagtcgagtgagtgtttgctcgaactcgaagtaagagtagctcttaggcttattagtcgagtgagtgtttgctcgaactcgaagtaatgtagcccgtaggctttatggtcgagtgagagcttgctcgaactcgaagtaagagtagcccttaggcttaatggtcgagtgagagttttgCTCACACTCGAAGTGATGTAGACCTTAGGCTTATGTGGGGATTGATCTCGTTGATGTTTTGGTTGGCAGttcccgatttatggggtaatggtcggctGTTAAgactgtttgcataatagatcacgaaatagaggatggattttgagatatgagatatcggtaaagaagaaatttctctttatgtcattatacatgtgttcatgttttgtatcagggatcgagcaaactacacgagcatggttcgttttgaccatttggctcttacaatttttcctatcgaaaccttCTTGTCgtgaagtaacttccttgcatcgaacttgataatcgaacttgatatatttgagggtaatgccccccagtattcgaggttgattgtaaagtggcctcgaatactgttgaattgttctaagttagcacgatcaatggttgcctcattaaaaaccttgccgaaaaacccatttgggaaaaaaccggtctaagggaaaaagagtgcaacgcttgctttcaggcctaaaggcttCGACTTGGATAATCCATCCCTGTTTctgatcgaacacctgcaagggttaatttcggaatataaatgaacataggagggttgtaccttaacagtagtattgttttaggtgcgacacgttccaatttcttggtagttgtttgtcgtttattacatcgagcttgtaggatccttttccaatgatttcgagaacctgatacggtccttcccagtttggacccagttctccttcatttggattttgggtgttgagggtgactttccttagcactaagtccccgattttaaaatatcgaagattggttcttcaattataataccttttgatccgctgtttttgggcggctaatCGTACGAGAGCTGCTTCTCatttttcgtccaataattctaggctcgtgttcattgtctcgttattcgactcattagttgcatatcaaaacctgatgctaggttctccgacctccaCCGGGATAAGAGCTTCTGTGCtgtaaaccaacgagaatggtgttgctccggtactggatttcgatgttgtgcggtatgcccataggacttcgggtagtatttctctccattttcctttagcgttggttaatcttttcttaagattttggatgatggttttgttggtcgattcagcctgtccgttcccgctgggatgataaggtgttgataggatccttttgattttgtggtcttcgagaaatttagttactttgctgccgatgaattgctttccattatcacatacaatcttggatggcatcccgaaccgacatatgatgtggtcccaaatgaagtctattacTTCCTTTTCTCTCACTTTCTTGAAAGCcagtgcttcaacccatttagagaaataatcagtcataaacaaaataaactgagccttacctggggccgataggagggggtcgacgatgtccattccccatttcatgaaaggccatggagataggaccaaATGGAGGAGTTCCCCGgattgatgaatcatgggcgcatgtctttgacatttgtcgcatttttgaacgaactcccttgcatctttgtccaatcgatccaataatatcctgctctgattattttatGGACTAATGAATCGACACCggaatgattcccacaagtgccctcttAAATCTcatgtaggatgtagtcggtatctcccggtcccaaacatattgccagtggACCATTGAAGGTCCTTCTAAATAGTGTTCCACCATTGGATAAGATGAACCGTGCAACTTTTGTgcgtagagctctcgattcctttggatccgatggaagtttcccgttcttgaggtactctatatatttgtttctccaatcctaggttagacttgtggagtttatctcggcatgaccttcttcaattaccgatttcatgagttgtacgacagtccctgagttgagttcgtcatcctcgaccgaCAAACCTAAGTTCGCAAGTCCGTCGGCCTCACTGTTCTGCTCTCGAAGtatatgttgcaaagtccattctttgaatcgatgtagagtcacttgtaatttatccaagtacctctgcatttgatcttctcggacttcaaaagtcccgttgacttgatttaccactaggagggaatcacatttagcctccACGACCTCGGCCCCCaaacttctagctagttcgagacctgcaatcacggcctcatactcggcctcattgttagtcaattttgtagttttaatagactgtctaactacattacttgTGGGCGATTTCAGTACGATgcccagtccggacccctttTGTGGTCGAGGCACCGTctataaagagggtccagactcccgaagaggtacctGATTTATCAGTAATTCTTTatcaatctcgggtacgaaggccggcgtaaagttagccacgaagtccgctaagatttgagatttgatagcgatTCGAGGTCGATAATCGATGTCGTACCTTGCCgatctctatggcccatttggctaatcgacctgaaagctcaggtttttgtaaaatatttcttagaggataagttgttacaacatgtatcagatggcactggaaatatggttttaaattcctagaggcacttattaaagcaagcgctaatttttctaagtgtggatatctagtttcggcctcacctaaagttcgactgacataataaatagggaattacgtacctcgttcttctcgaattaggacttcacttaccgctatctccgagatagCTAGATACAGATAAAGTTGTTTGTCTGCCTTCGGGGTATGAAGAAAcggagggctcgataaataccgttttagctcttctaaagcctgctgacattccggagtccatgaaaAATTGCCTTTCATTTTAAGCAAAGAGAAAAACTGGTGGCTCCTAtccgaggatctcgaaatgaatcgtcccagggcggctatccgtcccgttagcctttgcacggcctttacattatctaccactgtgatgtcctcgattgctttgattttatcggggttaatctcgattcctcgattggacaccatgaaaccgagaaacttgcccgagccaaccccgaaagcacatttttcgggattgagcttcatattgtactcccttagtatgtcgaaagtttcttgcaaatgttttaaatggtcctctactcgcaggaatttaactaacatgtcatcaatataaacctccattgattttcctatttgcttttcgaacattctgtttactaggcgttgataagttgcaccggcattttttaggccgaatggcattacattataacagtaagtcccgtacttagtgataaatgaggtcttttcctgatcctccgggttcatatgtatttggttatacccggaataggcatcgagaaagcggagagtctcgtggccgaccgtggcgtcgatcatacgatcgatattaggcaaaggaaaagaatccttaggacATGCTTTATcaaggtctttataatctatacacattctaagcttgttcccctttttagggactaccaccacattttcTAGCCactcggggtattttacttcctgAATGGACTCTATTTTatgaagtttggttacctcgtctttgatgaaggcatgtttgatctcggactgggaccttctcttttgttttacctggtagaactttgggtccaagattagcttatgagtggtgattcccggtgggatccctgtcatgtcaagatgggaccaagcgaaatagtctatgttagctataagaaattgaataagcttttccctgagctcgggatctaaacccgtgcccaggtatacctttcgttcgggcagatatTCAACTAGTATGACAtgttccagttcttcgaccgttgattgggtagcgtcggaattatcggggaccacgaaggatcgagggaccccatgttcatcatcttcgtcagtcttctgattctTCAAAGCtgatgtttgtgattgctatttggtattccgTTCCTTCTTCGAACCCGATCCTTTtgctgatgataatgatgatatcagaatcacttcatcgacgccaaacatttcttttgcggtcgGTTGCTACCCGTTGACCGTTTTGATTCCCTTCGATGTTGGGAACTTCAAAACCCGGTGGAGGGTCAAGGGTAcaaccctcatattgtggatccacggtcTTCCGAACacggcattgtatctcatatcgccttcgatcacgtggaacttcgtttcttggatggtcctggCCACGTTAACTGGCAGGATTatttcgcccttagtagtttcacatgccatattgaatccgtttagtaccaaggttgctggcacgacctggtcctgtagaccgagttgctctacgaccctcgatcgaatgacgTTGGCCGAACTACCAGGATCAATTAAATcacgtttaacttgagttttattcataagtacagatattaccagtgcatcgttatgtggttgcatgattcctttcGCGTCTTCgttattaaaggacaaggttccttcaggggtgtaatcctgagtccgggatcgcttttctcttacaatcgacatcttagtgcgtttaagcactgacCCCTGGGGGGGTATTGATCCCACtcatgatcatgtggatgatgtgttttggctcttcttgttcgttttgtctattgaaatccctgtttttgaaatggtttttggccctgtcacttaaaaattctcgaaggtgacctttattgaataaccggggtACCTCCTCTCTCAGTTGCCTGccatcttccgttctgtggccatgagtgccatgatattcacacatttgattgggattcctctgggaaGGATCGGTCTGTAGAGGTCGAgaccatttagtatctttgatgcgtccgatagccgacacgatggcggatgcatcgatgctgaagttatactctgataactgtggtgcttccttaggtccggtatgcctgtcgaacctattcttgttcatcagcccccgagactcTTGGCCTAGATCATATCTCTTTTCGCCTCGTACGGGGTTGCGTGAAGGTTCGCTACTCCTACAATCTCCGTTATACGACCGATATCGATCAttgtttgaccttggttctcggtcgatatcCCTTTTAATAAGGGACCTAgaccccaactggtcgtcttcaactctgatcttcgattgatatcgattgtatacatcggcccaagtaatagccgggtactcgatcaaattccgcttcaactgttgtgaagccatcgagctccgcccgttcagtccttgagtgaaagcttgtacaGCCCAATCGTCAGTGACCGgcggtagatccattcgttccgtttagaaacgagatacgaactctctcagcatctcgttgtccttctgccttaccttgaaaaggtccgacttcctggtctcaaactttatggctccggcgtgtgcttttacgaaagaatctgcaagcatagtaaAAGActcgatagagttagacggtaaattatgataccatatcattgcttcctttgacagggtttcaccgaattttttcaaaaatacagattcgatctcatcgtcctctagatcgttccctttaatggcacatgtgtaagaggtgatatgttcgttggggtcggttgttctattatatttaggaatttcaggcatgcgaaacttctttgggattggtttaggagccgcgctcggggaaaaaggcttttgtacaatttttttggaatctaagccattcaatatcggcggtgcccccgggatatgatcaaccctggagttatacgtttccatttttttgtcgtttgcttcgatcctcctttctcctaaCTCTATTCGTTTcatcagttcttcgaacatcttaacaatttcgggattagtccccgattcttgctcatttgaccttactatagctggccccgttttgtgggtgactacTTGGGATGAACTGGGCACGAGTCTGGTCGGTGCCTGAGTTTGGCTCTACAACTGGGCTATTTctacttgttgagcttgaaacatctcgaaaatcatacgcaagttgATTCCGTTTTCCACagcgttttgggtatttcgagttgcagaccgagttccaccatgaatgctattttcagggtcaAAACGTTGGTTCGCTGATTATGAGTCCTATATAAAATTTGAGATATGTTATTTCTTAAAATCAATCCACAAACCTACTTTTTCGTTTCAAGATCTTGATCATGATCTGTTGATTTTTTATTAACTCGAAGAATCATATCATATCCTCCTATCTAAAACTGATATATCACATCAACTCAAtacttaaattcttattaaaaaagCACTCGTAGTCGATTAATATTTTTATGTTGCTGAGAAGTTCATTTGTTAGGGTAGCTTGTGCTCAAACTAATTAATGCACTAAACCAAGATATATTTTTCTATGATGTTTTGAAGCACTATATTTATTACTATATCTCTAATACTTGTGAACAAATTCCTAGGATTTAAGAAACAAAGAAATATACTAAGACATTAATGTATCGCATAGAACATACAATTCATGGCTGGTTATGATAGTAATTCATCGACAATTGTATTTCTTCCAAGGTGCGGCCTTTGGTCTCCGGAACCAGTTTCGCGACAAACATAATGGTCAAACCACATACTgctgaaaatatgaagaatgttCCTGAAACACCAACAAAACAAAAGATAAATtcagcaaaaaagaaaaaaacatgtCTCTATTATGCAATCGCTCTCTCTTTATAACCGAGAAATCCATGAGGACCAATTGGTGTGCAGTTAGAAACTCAGTAACAATGGATCCGACCCTCTTATCATTTTCCACTTAGATAACAACCGTTTAGTTCGCAGCAGCATTCGAATTTCGAACTCATGCCATATATCTAAACCAAAGCCTTAGAGGCGGTTCTTTATGCAACCTTTAATTTCTTTTCACTTTCTGTTTTCGTCTGAGGGAGTCGGAGGAAGTGGATATTGATAGACAAGACCGTACCTTCAGAGCTCCATAGCATAAGAAAGTTGAACGAATATGAGACGATCCAAGAACCGAACCAGTTGACTACTGTCACTAGGCTTCCAGCTAAACCTTTGACATTAATTGGGAATATCTGAGATACAAACAGTTGGCTTAAATTGTGTTTGATTTGTGCAATACCAACATTTATAATTAATGAGGTAACTTTTAGAGCAACAAACCTCTGACATAATCACCCACGGTATACCTCCCATGCCTAATGAGAAAGATCCAGTGAAGACCTGACATTAGTTTTCAAACAGATTTGATTCAGAAAATCCTCTCTTTAACTTCCTCTATATATGGATCAAAGTAAACCTTGAAAAGCACAATCTTGAAGATGTAGAACTAAAATCAAATGGAGAGTTGTCATAAAAGACCTATAATCTCTAAGAATCAATAATTAGCCAATAATAGAGCTGAATGGAAGCAAATTAAAGGATCCATATCGACGATACTAACTAGTTGGAACACTATGACTTTGTCTGGTTAGAGACCTCCCTGTCACCATATTTAGGGataaacataaaatttaaagaaCTCCTAATTATTATCCAGTATTCAGATAAAATAAGCCTGAATAATGCAGAGTTGACATAGAGGTTCATATGCCTGGCCACAATATGTTAGGATTGAGGCGAAGTTGACTTATTttgatttaaaataatataattaagatATACGTATAGCACCAAGTAGTTTTTCAACATATGCAAATGATGTTATGTAAAGAAGGATCCAGTGCGATCACATAAGTTAATGAAATAGCATTACTTGCTAGTTTATTTCATAGTCAACCTCAACTACTTTGCAATTTGAGGCATAGTTGATTGAATGATTTGGAATAACGAAGATATTAAAAAATGCAGAGAATAGTTTTCTGGCAGATACAAATAGTGTTACATAAAGAAGTATCGAAGGTGATTGCATGAAAGGATGAAATTGCATTACCAGTATACCAACAAGTGCCAAAAAGGGGCTAGACTTCCAAAGTTGAAGATCCTGTGAACTACATTTTATCAGGAAATGATCAGACACAGAAAAAGAACTGAAAGATAAGAATTTTAAACGCAAAACCTGTAATAAGAATGACAATCCCACAAGGAAACAGCCCAAGCATGTGCCTGCTGCAGATACCTGAAGAAAACCTTAAATAAGTGAAAGCTATTCATCATAGAGAAATATATACAGAACCAATAAAAAGAGTTCTAATAAAATATTTACCAACAGCAATGGACGCCTTCCTGATTTATCCATCAAGAGAACTCCTAAAACTTGCATTGGGATCTGCAGATTGCCCAAAATACTCAACTCTGATAAAGCGGACTAATAATTGATTTAGCGCGTTAAGATAATTAACCTGTACAACCACCATTGCAATTGATCCAATCCGACCGGAAAAACCTGATATATTTTGTATTAACATAatcaaatttattaatttttttattaataagAAACTAATGAAACGCTAAGTATAGGAACATTACATACCAGCTGACTCAAAAATAGAACTTGCATAATATGCAATAGCATTGACCCCTCCAAATTGTTGCAATACCATTAAGCCCACTCCAACCTGAATCGATAGGTAAGGATAACATTTTTATTGATCAGAGAAGATAAAAGATCAATTGTTCAGTAAGAGAAAAATAAAGGTTGCCATACAATAAGAGAATGTGCATATTTCTTTTGGAATAAATCAATCATCTTAGCCTCGGAGAGTTTTTGAATGGTTTCTGTATAATCCTGCAAGTCAAGATAGGATACAAATTATTATTTATCTTTCCAGTCATACACAATATTGTAAAGgaagttaaaataaaataaataaatatatatatgtttttactCATGGCAAGTCCGGAACTTACTTTTATTTCAGTAGCTTCTTTGGATATATTGGCATCCTTCCCTCTAAGGCGCTGGAGAGAAGCTTCACATTCTttccacttgccagccttagccTGTTGACAAAAACATAGGCAACTagatttataataattgaattaGTCCTATTTAAGATAGATTAACTTCATTTGCTTGTAAATGAAATGCAACTTCTATCACAGAGAAACTGCAAGCTCATTTCTGAATACATCAGAATCTATATTTGAAAATACTTGGACTAGGTTTTATAATCTTACCAGCCATCTAGGAGACTCTGGTATGAAAAATAGACCCGACAGCTGTATTATACATGGAATAGTTCCTGAAATTATGTCATATTTCGGATAAAAAATATATGTTTGAAGCAAAAGGCTTTTAAagggaaaaggaaagaaaaacaatttACCAATCAGAGCAAGTAGGCGCCAGTTGATGATTACTCCAATTACATACATAAGTGATACTCCACAGCATATCATTAGCTGAAACATCAGAACTCAGAAGCATCCAAGCTCAGTTGCCAGAAATCGAAAATGAAAACTAAAATTGATGGATTACCTGATTAACTGTTGTGAATGCGCCTCGGAGATTCTTAGGTGTTATTTCCGCTATATACACAGGAACCTATATGTAGAAAACAACAGCTGAGTCTTTTACAATATAAGATATGTCAATTTATTCTATAAACACACAACGTATTTACCACGTATGAAATAATGCCAACTCCATACCCCATCAACAACCTCCCAATATCAAGCCATAAAGCATTCTGTTGACAATCAAAACAATAGAAAAGTAAAGATAATTTAGAGGAGGAAATGACAA contains:
- the LOC104112693 gene encoding sugar transporter ERD6-like 5 isoform X1, whose protein sequence is MDRERIEDGFTITDPLLSNHEDTPAPPTAAVVFSTLVAVSGSFVFGSAVGFSSPAQTGIIEELGLSVAEYSVFGSIWTIGAMIGAVMSGKLADLFARRGAMGFSEMFCLVGWLAIIFGRNALWLDIGRLLMGYGVGIISYVVPVYIAEITPKNLRGAFTTVNQLMICCGVSLMYVIGVIINWRLLALIGTIPCIIQLSGLFFIPESPRWLAKAGKWKECEASLQRLRGKDANISKEATEIKDYTETIQKLSEAKMIDLFQKKYAHSLIVGVGLMVLQQFGGVNAIAYYASSIFESAGFSGRIGSIAMVVVQIPMQVLGVLLMDKSGRRPLLLVSAAGTCLGCFLVGLSFLLQDLQLWKSSPFLALVGILVFTGSFSLGMGGIPWVIMSEIFPINVKGLAGSLVTVVNWFGSWIVSYSFNFLMLWSSEGTFFIFSAVCGLTIMFVAKLVPETKGRTLEEIQLSMNYYHNQP
- the LOC104112693 gene encoding sugar transporter ERD6-like 5 isoform X2: MIGAVMSGKLADLFARRGAMGFSEMFCLVGWLAIIFGRNALWLDIGRLLMGYGVGIISYVVPVYIAEITPKNLRGAFTTVNQLMICCGVSLMYVIGVIINWRLLALIGTIPCIIQLSGLFFIPESPRWLAKAGKWKECEASLQRLRGKDANISKEATEIKDYTETIQKLSEAKMIDLFQKKYAHSLIVGVGLMVLQQFGGVNAIAYYASSIFESAGFSGRIGSIAMVVVQIPMQVLGVLLMDKSGRRPLLLVSAAGTCLGCFLVGLSFLLQDLQLWKSSPFLALVGILVFTGSFSLGMGGIPWVIMSEIFPINVKGLAGSLVTVVNWFGSWIVSYSFNFLMLWSSEGTFFIFSAVCGLTIMFVAKLVPETKGRTLEEIQLSMNYYHNQP